In the genome of Botrytis cinerea B05.10 chromosome 13, complete sequence, one region contains:
- the Bcsit4 gene encoding Bcsit4: MSPTVPRPGAAKLGPRSGLEEWLAEAKQCHYLPEWAMKQLCEMVKECLMEESNIQPVATPVTICGDIHGQFYDLLELFRIAGGMPGETNVQAPTTVINTDALEPPTEITDPKLKKKIRSSDSGMESASGGDDDDDDDEPRGRPRTAGGSNRSTSSGADSGINVNNNQVSGNGNQNFIFLGDFVDRGYFSLETFTLLMCLKATYPDKITLVRGNHESRQITQVYGFYEECQQKYGNASVWKSCCQVFDFLVLAAVVDGEVLCVHGGLSPEIRTVDQIRVVARAQEIPHEGAFCDLVWSDPEDVDTWAVSPRGAGWLFGDKVANEFNHVNGLKLIARAHQLVNEGYKYHFAQKSVVTVWSAPNYCYRCGNVASIMNVGEDLNPKFSIFSAVPEDQRAVPAGRRGAGDYFL; encoded by the exons ATGAGTCCCACAGTACCCCGCCCTGGAGCTGCGAAATTGGGACCTCGTTCTGGTCTGGAGGAGTGGTTAGCAGAGGCGAAACAATGTCATTATCTACCAGAGTGGGCAATGAAACAACTTTGCGAGATGGTAAAGGAGTGTTTAATGGAAG AGTCAAATATACAGCCTGTCGCGACTCCCGTTACTATCTGTGGTGATATCCATGGACAATTTTACGATTTACTCGAACTCTTCCGTATCGCTGGTGGCATGCCAGGCGAGACAAATGTCCAAGCCCCCACCACTGTGATCAACACAGATGCGCTCGAACCACCTACTGAGATTACAGAtccaaaattgaagaaaaagatacgAAGTAGTGACAGTGGTATGGAGAGCGCAAGtggaggagatgatgatgatgacgacgatgaacCTCGAGGACGCCCACGTACCGCAGGTGGATCAAATCGCAGTACGAGTTCCGGAGCCGATTCCGGGATTAATGTCAATAATAATCAAGTCTCTGGAAATGGGAACCagaatttcatcttcttggGTGATTTCGTCGATAGAGGATATTTCAGTCTGGAAACTTTCACATTACTAATGTGTTTGAAAGCTAC ATATCCTGATAAAATTACACTCGTTCGAGGAAATCACGAATCTCGTCAAATCACGCAAGTATATGGGTTCTACGAAGAATGTCAACAAAAATACGGCAATGCTTCGGTTTGGAAATCTTGTTGTCAAGTTTTCGATTTCCTCGTCCTTGCAGCAGTTGTTGACGGAGAAGTTCTTTGCGTTCACGGTGGTTTGAGTCCAGAAATTCGAACTGTTGATCAAATCAGAGTTGTTGCACGTGCTCAAGAAATTCCTCACGAGGGTGCTTTCTGTGATTTGGTATGGAGTGATCCTGAGGATGTTGATACTTGGGCTGTTTCTCCTCGTGGAGCTGGATGGCTATTTGGAGACAAGGTTGCCAATGAATTTAATCATGTCAATGGTTTGAAACTCATTGCTCGTGCTCATCAACTCGTTAACGAAGGATACAAG TATCATTTCGCACAAAAATCTGTCGTTACTGTCTGGTCAGCTCCTAACTACTGTTACCGGTGTGGTAACGTCGCTTCGATTATGAACGTTGGAGAAGATCTCAATCCCAAATTTAGCATTTTCAGTGCCGTACCAGAAGATCAACGTGCAGTTCCAGCTGGTCGAAGAGGTGCTGGGGATTACTTCCTTTAA